From Longimicrobium sp., a single genomic window includes:
- a CDS encoding enoyl-CoA hydratase/isomerase family protein, whose translation MIERERSDDGILTLRLAHGKASAMDVELLEGMIRELDAAGDARAVIVTGTGSIFSAGVDLFRLMEGGDAYVRRFIPLLRDFVVKLFAFPRPVVVAANGHAIAGGGVMVMAGDYRLMAEGRGRLGVPELLVGVPFPAAALEAVRYAVPGDRIHSLVFTGRTFEPREALAERLVDEVVAADALMDRAREVAAQLAALAPDAFRLTKEYLRAPSLERIRASAAYDEQVLAAWSAPGTHARIRDYLERTVRKG comes from the coding sequence ATGATCGAACGAGAGCGGAGTGACGACGGGATCCTGACGCTGCGGCTGGCGCACGGGAAGGCGAGCGCGATGGACGTGGAGCTGCTCGAGGGGATGATCCGCGAGCTCGACGCGGCCGGCGACGCGCGGGCGGTGATCGTCACCGGCACGGGCTCCATCTTCTCCGCGGGCGTGGACCTGTTCCGGCTCATGGAGGGCGGCGACGCGTACGTGCGGCGCTTCATCCCCCTGCTGCGCGACTTCGTGGTGAAGCTGTTCGCCTTCCCCCGGCCGGTCGTGGTGGCCGCGAACGGGCACGCGATCGCCGGCGGCGGGGTGATGGTGATGGCGGGCGACTACCGGCTGATGGCCGAGGGCAGGGGCCGCCTGGGCGTCCCCGAGCTGCTCGTCGGAGTTCCCTTCCCCGCCGCGGCGCTCGAGGCGGTGCGCTACGCCGTGCCGGGCGACCGCATCCACTCGCTCGTCTTCACCGGCCGCACCTTCGAGCCGCGCGAGGCGCTCGCCGAGCGGCTGGTGGACGAGGTCGTCGCCGCGGACGCGCTGATGGACCGCGCGCGGGAAGTCGCCGCCCAGCTCGCCGCCCTCGCCCCCGACGCCTTCCGGCTGACGAAGGAATACCTCCGCGCCCCGTCGCTGGAGCGCATCCGCGCCTCCGCCGCGTACGACGAGCAGGTGCTGGCCGCGTGGAGCGCCCCCGGGACGCACGCCCGCATCCGCGACTACCTGGAGCGCACGGTGCGGAAGGGGTGA
- a CDS encoding transglutaminase domain-containing protein has protein sequence MPETAIASEEIRPAAGWWRRALTTLRLWRQVAESEMYGGMGTLRLLPFMARYAATGDDWSYVPHPVPPWAFGPGSAQDFRWYFQSETRVRVRSVNELCEWLQGCRYAGDPDVFVSDDFWQHPRTFEHLRLGDCEDHALWAWRKLREIGFPAWFVVGQVSWQHAGEVNKHAWVQFTRGEGEEVVLEAAAKLGAPMIRPAAEVRGEYRPHFAVEHGTFRTRVYGGFLRHVAWYRHVRRRREFYRRLQEGTG, from the coding sequence GTGCCCGAAACCGCCATCGCCAGCGAGGAGATCCGTCCGGCCGCGGGATGGTGGCGGCGGGCGCTCACGACCCTGCGGCTGTGGCGGCAGGTGGCGGAGAGCGAGATGTACGGCGGGATGGGGACGCTGCGGCTGTTGCCGTTCATGGCGCGCTACGCGGCCACCGGCGACGACTGGTCGTACGTGCCCCACCCGGTGCCGCCCTGGGCGTTCGGGCCCGGCTCGGCGCAGGACTTCCGCTGGTACTTCCAGTCCGAGACGCGGGTGCGGGTGCGGAGCGTGAACGAGCTGTGCGAATGGCTGCAGGGGTGCCGCTACGCCGGCGATCCCGACGTGTTCGTGTCCGACGACTTCTGGCAGCACCCGCGCACCTTCGAGCACCTGCGCCTGGGCGACTGCGAGGACCACGCGCTGTGGGCCTGGCGCAAGCTGCGCGAAATCGGCTTTCCCGCGTGGTTCGTGGTGGGGCAGGTGAGCTGGCAGCACGCGGGGGAGGTGAACAAGCACGCCTGGGTGCAGTTCACCCGCGGCGAGGGCGAAGAGGTGGTGCTGGAGGCCGCGGCCAAGCTTGGCGCGCCCATGATCCGCCCCGCGGCCGAGGTCCGCGGCGAGTACCGGCCGCACTTCGCGGTGGAGCACGGGACGTTCCGGACGCGCGTGTACGGCGGCTTCCTGCGCCACGTGGCCTGGTACCGCCACGTGCGCCGCAGGCGGGAATTCTACCGGCGACTGCAGGAGGGGACGGGATGA
- a CDS encoding DUF72 domain-containing protein, giving the protein MTPILIGTAGWTLPKPEQAEFPADGSHLSRYAARFPVAEINSSFHRPHRVSTWARWADEVPPGFRFSAKLPKTITHQQKLVDVEALLDTFLGEAGALGDRLACLLVQLPPSLELDPAVAERFFLALRERTAAAVACEPRHASWFSGDADALLAGLGVARVAADPARVPAAAEPGGARDVVYHRLHGSPRMYYSAYEGDFVARLAGRLRADAAGAREVWCIFDNTAAGAATRNALDLLGVLGSRPGA; this is encoded by the coding sequence GTGACGCCGATCCTGATCGGCACCGCGGGGTGGACGCTGCCGAAGCCGGAGCAGGCGGAGTTCCCGGCGGACGGGAGCCACCTTTCGCGCTACGCGGCGCGCTTTCCGGTGGCGGAGATCAACTCGTCGTTCCATCGCCCGCACCGCGTCTCCACCTGGGCGCGGTGGGCGGACGAGGTGCCGCCCGGCTTCCGCTTCTCCGCCAAGCTCCCGAAGACCATCACCCACCAGCAGAAGCTGGTGGACGTCGAGGCGCTGCTCGACACCTTCCTCGGCGAGGCGGGCGCGCTGGGAGACCGGCTCGCCTGCCTGCTCGTGCAGCTGCCGCCCAGTCTGGAGCTCGATCCGGCGGTGGCGGAGCGGTTCTTCCTCGCGCTGAGGGAGCGGACGGCGGCGGCGGTCGCGTGCGAGCCGCGCCACGCGAGCTGGTTTTCGGGAGATGCGGATGCGCTGCTCGCCGGGCTGGGAGTGGCGCGGGTGGCGGCCGACCCGGCGCGCGTTCCCGCGGCGGCGGAGCCGGGCGGCGCGCGCGACGTCGTCTACCACCGCCTGCACGGCTCGCCGCGGATGTACTACTCGGCGTACGAGGGGGATTTCGTCGCCCGACTGGCCGGCCGGCTGCGCGCGGACGCGGCGGGGGCGCGCGAGGTGTGGTGCATCTTCGACAACACCGCGGCGGGCGCGGCCACGCGAAACGCCCTCGATCTCCTCGGCGTACTGGGAAGCCGGCCCGGAGCTTGA
- a CDS encoding alpha/beta fold hydrolase — protein sequence MQIRARSILIPLLFLVVRGAAAQEPAAYPAPVEGDFVMRDFAFASGERLPELRIHYRTIGTPVRDADGVVRNAVLVLHGTTGSGANFISPTFAGRLFGAGQLLDARRYFIILPDGIGHGRSSRPSEGLHMRFPRYTYDDMVRAQYRLVTEGLHVDHLRLVMGTSMGGMHSWVWGYTHPEMMDALMPLASAPVQIAGRNRMMRRMIADAIRGDPEWRGGEYTAPPRGLAGAVHVLMLMTSAPLQQQKTAPTRDAADSLLEASVARYVRTIDANDMLYAFDASRDYDPSPHLGEIRAPLFAINSADDEVNPPELGILEREIRRVPHGRYILIPTSDATRGHGTHSLPAVWGGYLAELLAATEPGAR from the coding sequence ATGCAGATCCGCGCCCGATCGATCCTCATCCCCCTGCTCTTCCTGGTCGTCCGCGGCGCGGCGGCGCAGGAACCGGCGGCGTATCCGGCGCCGGTGGAGGGGGATTTCGTGATGCGCGACTTCGCGTTCGCGAGCGGCGAGCGGCTGCCGGAGCTGCGCATCCACTACCGGACGATCGGGACGCCGGTGCGCGACGCGGACGGCGTCGTCCGCAACGCCGTGCTGGTCCTGCACGGGACCACGGGGAGCGGCGCCAACTTCATCTCCCCCACCTTCGCGGGACGCCTGTTCGGCGCGGGGCAGCTGCTGGACGCGCGGCGCTACTTCATCATCCTGCCGGACGGGATCGGGCACGGGCGCAGCAGCCGGCCCAGCGAGGGGCTGCACATGCGCTTCCCGCGCTACACCTACGACGACATGGTGCGCGCCCAGTACCGCCTCGTCACCGAAGGGCTGCACGTCGATCACCTGCGGCTGGTGATGGGGACGTCGATGGGCGGGATGCACAGCTGGGTGTGGGGCTACACGCACCCGGAGATGATGGACGCGCTGATGCCGCTGGCCAGCGCGCCGGTGCAGATCGCCGGGCGCAACCGGATGATGCGGCGCATGATCGCCGACGCCATCCGCGGCGACCCGGAATGGCGCGGCGGCGAGTACACCGCCCCGCCGCGCGGCCTGGCCGGCGCCGTGCACGTGCTGATGCTGATGACCAGCGCGCCGCTGCAGCAGCAGAAGACCGCGCCCACCCGCGACGCCGCCGACTCGCTGCTCGAGGCGTCGGTCGCGCGGTACGTGCGCACCATCGACGCGAACGACATGCTGTACGCGTTCGACGCCTCGCGCGACTACGATCCGTCGCCGCACCTGGGCGAGATCCGCGCGCCGCTCTTCGCCATCAACTCCGCCGACGACGAGGTGAACCCGCCGGAGCTGGGGATCCTGGAGCGCGAGATCCGCCGCGTGCCGCACGGGCGCTACATCCTGATCCCCACCAGCGACGCCACGCGCGGCCACGGCACGCACTCGCTCCCCGCGGTGTGGGGCGGCTACCTGGCCGAGCTGCTGGCCGCGACGGAGCCGGGCGCGCGGTGA
- a CDS encoding PilT/PilU family type 4a pilus ATPase yields the protein MMEPVIRAAVERGASDIHVKGGDFVRARITGKLMPLTRQKLTPDQARAFALTVLPNDRVREQIDNLQDYDCSWGIDGLTRFRVNVMRQRGSFNIILRVIPYNAPTLEGLGLPEVLATIAEAERGLILVTGVTGSGKSSTMAAMLQHMNNHSFRHIVTLEDPIEFLHRDNQCSISQREIGSDTESFYKGLRAALRQDPDVIQIGEMRDAETIDIALKAAETGHLVISTLHTKDATSTIARLISAFPAEEQQTIRYRLADALEAVISQRLVPRRDRKGRVVAAEIMRSTGAIQDCIREEAKTSEIKDYVAAGRDTYQMQTFDQHLADLVRQGVLDFGVARAAASNPSDFELQARLSAGGVPGSAPAAGDSDGGGMDGFVSGPGY from the coding sequence ATGATGGAACCCGTGATCCGCGCGGCGGTCGAGCGCGGGGCCAGCGACATCCACGTGAAGGGCGGCGACTTCGTGCGGGCGCGCATCACCGGCAAGCTGATGCCGCTGACCCGGCAGAAGCTCACGCCGGACCAGGCGCGCGCCTTCGCGCTGACCGTGCTTCCCAACGACCGCGTGCGCGAGCAGATCGACAACCTGCAGGACTACGACTGCTCGTGGGGGATCGACGGGCTCACCCGCTTCCGCGTGAACGTGATGCGGCAGCGCGGCAGCTTCAACATCATCCTCCGCGTGATCCCGTACAACGCGCCCACGCTGGAGGGGCTGGGCCTTCCCGAGGTGCTGGCCACCATCGCCGAGGCGGAGCGCGGGCTGATCCTGGTGACCGGGGTCACCGGGTCGGGAAAGAGCAGCACCATGGCGGCCATGCTGCAGCACATGAACAACCACTCGTTCCGCCACATCGTGACGCTCGAGGACCCGATCGAGTTCCTGCACCGCGACAACCAGTGCTCCATCTCGCAGCGCGAGATCGGGTCCGACACCGAGAGCTTCTACAAGGGGCTGCGCGCGGCGCTGCGGCAGGACCCCGACGTGATCCAGATCGGCGAGATGCGCGACGCCGAGACCATCGACATCGCGCTGAAGGCGGCGGAGACCGGGCACCTGGTGATCAGCACGCTGCACACCAAGGACGCCACCAGCACCATCGCGCGGCTCATCTCCGCCTTCCCGGCCGAGGAGCAGCAGACCATCCGCTACCGCCTGGCCGACGCGCTGGAGGCGGTGATCTCGCAGCGCCTGGTTCCCCGGCGCGACCGCAAGGGGCGCGTGGTGGCGGCGGAGATCATGCGCAGCACGGGCGCCATCCAGGACTGCATCCGCGAAGAGGCGAAGACGTCGGAGATCAAGGACTACGTGGCCGCCGGGCGCGACACCTACCAGATGCAGACCTTCGACCAGCACCTGGCCGACCTGGTGCGGCAGGGGGTGCTGGACTTCGGCGTGGCGCGCGCGGCGGCCAGCAACCCGTCGGACTTCGAGCTGCAGGCGCGGCTGAGTGCCGGCGGCGTTCCCGGCAGCGCGCCCGCGGCGGGCGATTCGGACGGCGGGGGGATGGACGGGTTCGTGAGCGGGCCGGGATACTGA
- a CDS encoding divalent metal cation transporter, with translation MARPKKKLRERRRKPRHERRRRPSRHQPGSHAAERGREGLLRSLGLGLITGAADDDPSAIGTYASAGARLGPSFLWTAPATLPMMYAVVYLSAKLGQVTGQGLFAVIQRRFPRWVLYPSLVAVLIGNTIEAGADIAGMAAAVGLLVKVPAGVIVVFITAAVLALQVWGSYTLIRNVFRWLALALLAYIVAAILARPELMPVLRGTFIPTLRFDREFLSLLVAVIGTTLSAYLYTWQSNEEVEEQIATGLRRLSDRRGTTDAELRRTRKDILFGMCFSNLVMYFIVLSTSATLYRAGQHDVESAADAARALQPLAGSAAGVLFALGVIGVGFLAVPIMTTGAAYDLAQTLGWKHGLHTRPREAKKFYAAIAGFTLLAMGMNFLGFNPMKALVFAGIVQGFSTPPLMLLIMLMTNNREIMGERVNGRAMNVLGWTTTAVIFAATGALIVTWVM, from the coding sequence ATGGCGCGACCGAAGAAAAAGCTGCGCGAGCGGCGCCGGAAGCCCCGCCACGAGCGGCGGCGGCGGCCGTCCCGGCACCAGCCGGGGAGCCACGCCGCCGAGCGTGGCAGGGAAGGGCTCCTGCGCTCCCTGGGGCTGGGGCTGATCACCGGCGCGGCCGACGACGACCCGTCGGCGATCGGCACGTACGCCAGCGCGGGCGCCAGGCTGGGCCCGTCGTTCCTGTGGACGGCCCCCGCCACGCTGCCGATGATGTACGCGGTGGTCTACCTCTCCGCCAAGCTGGGGCAGGTGACGGGGCAGGGGCTGTTCGCGGTCATCCAGCGGCGCTTTCCGCGGTGGGTGCTGTACCCGTCGCTCGTCGCGGTGCTGATCGGCAACACCATCGAGGCGGGCGCCGACATCGCCGGGATGGCGGCGGCCGTGGGGCTGCTGGTGAAGGTTCCCGCCGGGGTGATCGTGGTGTTCATCACCGCGGCCGTGCTGGCGCTGCAGGTGTGGGGGTCGTACACGCTCATCCGCAACGTCTTCCGCTGGCTGGCGCTGGCGCTGCTGGCCTACATCGTGGCCGCCATCCTGGCCCGGCCGGAGCTGATGCCGGTGCTGCGCGGCACCTTCATCCCCACCCTGCGCTTCGACCGCGAGTTCCTGTCGCTGCTGGTGGCGGTGATCGGCACCACGCTCTCGGCCTACCTCTACACCTGGCAGTCGAACGAAGAGGTCGAGGAGCAGATCGCGACCGGGCTCCGCCGCCTGAGCGACCGCAGGGGCACCACCGACGCCGAGCTCCGGCGCACGCGCAAGGACATCCTGTTCGGGATGTGCTTCTCCAACCTGGTGATGTACTTCATCGTCCTTTCCACCTCGGCCACGCTGTACCGCGCCGGCCAGCACGATGTGGAGAGCGCCGCCGACGCGGCCCGCGCGCTGCAGCCCCTGGCCGGGAGCGCCGCCGGCGTGCTGTTCGCGCTGGGGGTCATCGGGGTGGGGTTCCTGGCGGTGCCGATCATGACCACGGGCGCCGCGTACGACCTGGCGCAGACGCTGGGGTGGAAGCACGGGCTCCACACCCGCCCGCGCGAGGCGAAGAAGTTCTATGCCGCCATCGCCGGCTTCACGCTGCTGGCCATGGGGATGAACTTCCTGGGCTTCAACCCCATGAAGGCGCTGGTCTTCGCGGGGATCGTGCAGGGCTTCTCCACCCCGCCGCTGATGCTGCTGATCATGCTGATGACCAACAACCGCGAGATCATGGGCGAGCGCGTGAACGGCCGCGCGATGAACGTTCTGGGGTGGACGACCACCGCGGTCATCTTCGCCGCGACGGGCGCCCTGATCGTGACGTGGGTGATGTAG
- a CDS encoding PIN domain-containing protein, producing the protein MRRVPRARPRVLLIDTNLFLVLVVGSHDPAHIERFKRTRAYTADDYVLLTTFISGFSRLLVTPNILTEVSNLAGQLAEPLRGEVFASLALLAAQAGERYFPSREAVLESGFTRLGLTDITVLLAAREHVAVLTDDLPLYLKLLENRVFVVNFNHLRDEIRDF; encoded by the coding sequence ATGCGCCGGGTCCCGCGAGCCCGGCCGCGCGTGCTGCTGATCGACACCAACCTCTTCCTGGTGCTCGTAGTCGGCTCGCACGACCCCGCACACATCGAGCGGTTCAAGCGCACGCGGGCGTACACGGCGGACGACTACGTTCTCCTCACCACGTTCATCAGCGGCTTCAGCCGGCTGCTCGTGACGCCGAACATCCTCACCGAGGTCAGCAACCTGGCGGGACAGCTGGCCGAGCCGCTCCGCGGCGAGGTGTTCGCCTCGCTCGCGCTGCTGGCGGCGCAGGCGGGCGAGCGGTACTTCCCCAGCCGCGAGGCCGTCCTCGAATCCGGCTTCACGCGCCTGGGGCTCACCGACATCACGGTGCTGCTGGCCGCGCGCGAGCACGTCGCGGTGCTGACCGACGATCTGCCGCTGTATCTGAAGCTCCTGGAGAACCGCGTGTTCGTGGTGAACTTCAATCATCTGCGAGACGAGATCCGGGACTTCTGA
- a CDS encoding putative glycoside hydrolase has protein sequence MTTRTPFRAPLCVALAATLSACFNTRSPDTDAGAALVKQLAGAGEAHAQSAAPPRAPAALASDAAPPVIRGIYVNAYAAGNPITRGKLLALTDSTELNTWVVDVKDEDGVRYPSALPLAVEATHVRSIPIHNLRALVDTMRAHGIHPIARIVVFKDPRLSRARPDWSIRQPGGALWKDKVGNTWVNPWDRRVWEYDISIAEEAVRAGFREVQFDYVRFPEAYRSLPTQVFPTAVGKKADAITGFLTEAGERLHPLGASITADVFGLTMSDPLDVGIGQQWERVSSTVDHVLPMVYPSHYFPTHLPGITRPNRMPYETIFTAVGEGVIRNRRLEAAGVKPARIVPWLQAFTATWNDRAFKYGPQQARAQTQALYDLGVEDWIFWNPNSHYDAVSAGFERVAAKRGKAFTPPAHLVAQVDAFDREGAAAARAQVAANRPATGGAPGQ, from the coding sequence GTGACCACCCGCACCCCGTTCCGGGCGCCGCTCTGCGTTGCGCTCGCCGCGACCCTCTCCGCCTGCTTCAACACCCGTTCGCCCGACACCGACGCGGGCGCCGCCCTGGTCAAACAGCTCGCCGGCGCCGGCGAGGCGCACGCGCAGTCGGCCGCGCCGCCGCGCGCCCCCGCGGCGCTGGCGAGCGACGCCGCGCCGCCGGTGATCCGCGGCATCTACGTGAACGCGTACGCGGCCGGGAACCCCATCACCCGCGGCAAGCTGCTGGCGCTGACCGACAGCACCGAGCTGAACACCTGGGTGGTGGACGTGAAGGACGAGGACGGCGTGCGCTATCCCAGCGCGCTGCCGCTGGCCGTGGAGGCCACGCACGTGCGCAGCATCCCCATCCACAACCTCCGGGCGCTGGTGGACACCATGCGCGCGCACGGCATCCACCCCATCGCGCGCATCGTGGTCTTCAAGGACCCGCGGCTGTCGCGGGCGCGGCCGGACTGGTCCATCCGGCAGCCGGGCGGCGCGCTGTGGAAGGACAAGGTGGGGAACACCTGGGTGAACCCGTGGGACCGGCGGGTGTGGGAGTACGACATCTCCATCGCCGAGGAGGCGGTGCGAGCGGGGTTCCGCGAGGTGCAGTTCGACTACGTACGCTTTCCCGAGGCGTACCGCTCGCTCCCCACGCAGGTGTTCCCGACCGCGGTGGGGAAGAAGGCCGACGCCATCACCGGCTTCCTGACGGAGGCGGGGGAGCGGCTGCACCCGCTGGGCGCGTCAATCACCGCCGACGTGTTCGGGCTGACGATGAGCGACCCGCTGGACGTCGGCATCGGCCAGCAGTGGGAGCGCGTCTCCTCGACCGTGGACCACGTGCTGCCGATGGTGTACCCGTCGCACTACTTCCCCACGCACCTGCCGGGGATCACGCGGCCCAACCGGATGCCGTACGAGACGATCTTCACCGCGGTGGGCGAGGGGGTGATCCGCAACCGGCGGCTGGAGGCGGCGGGGGTGAAGCCGGCGCGCATCGTTCCCTGGCTGCAGGCGTTCACCGCCACCTGGAACGACCGCGCCTTCAAGTACGGCCCGCAGCAGGCGCGCGCGCAGACGCAGGCGCTGTACGACCTGGGCGTGGAGGACTGGATCTTCTGGAACCCCAACTCGCACTACGACGCGGTGTCCGCAGGCTTCGAGCGCGTGGCCGCGAAGCGCGGCAAGGCGTTCACCCCGCCCGCGCACCTGGTGGCGCAGGTGGACGCCTTCGACCGCGAGGGCGCCGCCGCCGCGCGCGCGCAGGTGGCCGCGAACCGACCGGCGACGGGGGGCGCGCCGGGGCAGTAG
- a CDS encoding GNAT family N-acetyltransferase, which translates to MMEIEIRRLGPADAAAYRALRIEGFATQPMEFRYSPGDEEALTPAGTERRLADSFVVGAFAAGALVGIGGWTRFAGEKLRHKGLLWGMYLRPDARGTGAASAIVRAIEEDARREVEMLLLTVAAPNGRARRLYERHGFQAYGTEPRAVRAGDDYIDEVLMAKRLR; encoded by the coding sequence ATGATGGAGATCGAAATCCGGCGGCTCGGTCCCGCCGACGCGGCCGCGTACCGCGCACTGCGCATCGAGGGATTCGCCACGCAGCCGATGGAATTCCGCTACTCGCCGGGGGACGAGGAGGCGCTCACGCCCGCCGGGACGGAGCGGCGGCTGGCGGACAGCTTCGTCGTGGGCGCCTTCGCGGCCGGCGCGCTGGTGGGGATCGGCGGGTGGACGCGCTTCGCGGGCGAGAAGCTGCGGCACAAGGGGCTGCTCTGGGGGATGTATCTCCGCCCCGACGCCCGTGGCACCGGCGCCGCATCGGCCATCGTCCGCGCGATCGAGGAGGACGCGCGGCGGGAGGTGGAGATGCTCCTCCTCACCGTGGCCGCGCCGAACGGGCGCGCGCGGCGGCTGTACGAGCGCCACGGCTTCCAGGCGTACGGCACCGAGCCGCGCGCCGTCCGCGCGGGCGACGATTACATCGACGAGGTGCTGATGGCCAAGCGGCTGCGGTAG
- a CDS encoding VOC family protein, with translation MEPRISLVTLGVEDLARSVAFYRDGLGWPMSGASVEGTVAFFRAGGVVLALYPRPLLAADASLPDRHGAWKEFGGIALAHNVRERGEVDAALERAVSIGGRILTPAADAEWGGRSGYFADPDGHPWEVAWNPAFPFANDGTLILP, from the coding sequence ATGGAACCGCGGATCAGCCTGGTCACGCTTGGCGTGGAGGACCTGGCGCGCTCGGTCGCGTTCTACCGCGACGGGCTGGGGTGGCCGATGTCCGGCGCGAGCGTGGAGGGGACGGTGGCGTTCTTCCGCGCCGGCGGCGTGGTGCTGGCGCTCTATCCGCGCCCGCTGCTCGCCGCGGACGCCAGTCTCCCCGACCGCCACGGCGCGTGGAAGGAGTTCGGCGGCATCGCGCTGGCGCACAACGTCCGCGAGCGCGGCGAGGTCGACGCGGCGCTGGAGCGCGCGGTCAGCATCGGCGGGCGCATCCTGACCCCCGCCGCGGACGCGGAGTGGGGCGGCCGCTCCGGCTATTTCGCCGACCCCGACGGCCACCCGTGGGAAGTCGCCTGGAACCCCGCCTTCCCCTTCGCCAACGACGGGACGCTGATCCTGCCGTAG